TCTTTTGGGATGTACTGACCAGGGTGCAGCAGCTAACATTTAACTAAATAGCCATTTTTAAAAAATCGAACTCGCACCAAGGGGCAAGTCTGCCCAAAAATCGGTTTTCTCGCAAGACTCGTTTCAAATCGTCTCTAACTAGGCTATTTTTTCGATCTCAATTTCCCTTAGCGTTATAAATTTCATTAAATTCTCAAAGTTTTAGATTGCGGTGAATAATTCAGGTTAATAAATATGTTCATGAAAACTGGGGTACAAAGAAAATTGCCAATCACCTTAATAAAATTGGGAAACATACGAAAAACAATAAAGATTTTACTCAATCAACCGTAAACATCATCCTAAAAAATCCTATATACAAAGGATATATTCGATTTAACCAGTAATAAATTGGAAAAAGGCTAATAAAAGGTACAAACCCTAATCACATATTAGTTAAAGGAGTTCACAAACCAATTATTGATGAAGAAACTTGGGATAAAGCCGAGGCATTAATAGAGACGGGGGACAGTCACCTCGTCCCACCATTTTTCTGAAAAAAATAAGGAAAGATTCAGAGTTTGATCGTTCTTTCCTATTTTATGTCACCTCAATTGATCAAGAAAAACTACTGATACTTTAGAGCTGGTTGATATACGACATCGAAGTAGACAGAACGGTTTTATTGTACTAGCTAACTTTATTGAATTACGATCACAACTTTCCGCTTTATCATCATTTATGATACGGTTCACCGTGGTGGTCTAAGAGGCAAAAAATATTGACGTGGGATACTTTTCTCACGTCTTTTATTTGTCCATCCTTAAATTTTTCGCCTTTAAGTGCTAATAAAGAAAATAATGTGGACTTCATTTATAATAATAGGTAGATGAGTAATAGTCGAAATAATAATGCAACTAAATTGGACAGCTGTCCGTATACCTATTTGATGCAACTGCAATTTACCCAAAATTATAAAACAAACTACGTGAGGGTGACTTTGAGATGGATTTAATAAATAGTATTATCGCTGGTATTATTGCTACAGCTATTTTAGGGGGCGGTGTCGCATACAAAGTTATTTCAAAGAAGAGAAATAGCGGAATCATTCAAAGAGAAGGGACGAATCAAGTCGCACTCCAACGTTCCAAAAATAATTCTATTAATATTGGAGGTGATTCCGCTGATAAAGAAAACGGAAGTAAATCAAAGTAATGGACTTAATCAAATTGCAATCAGTAATTCGAACAACAATCAAGTAACAATCATCAATAGTATAAAAGATCATATTTCATATTTAATTAGAAGCGGAAAAAGGCAGGAGGCGGCCGATGAATTCGCAAAGGTAATTAAACAAATGGGGGAAATACATCCGCTTCATCCTCTATATACCTATAAACCTATTGAATTAGGTTCGAAAATTGTTTTTCAACATCAGCCACTTAATGCGGAAATAGCAAAGCAATATCCTATTAAGTATAGGGGAAGACTTTCAATTATTGATAAGGACATGAAATCGGGAGAAACCATTAATGATTTTTTAAGCCGAAAGCATTTTAGACAAGAAAAGATTCAAATAGATGTAAAATACATCGAGACATGGATTGGCAAGGAAAAAGTAATAGACCCACTTTCGTTTGAACAAAATGCCATCAAAGAAGGGAAATGGTACATGCTACCAGCACCCTTACCTCCCCCAATTAAAGCAAAATTAGTGGCCACAGGGCTTGAAAATAACGTCATTATCGACTACCTGGAATTAAGAACAACTAACATTAATCAGGAGGAAAACATTGGTGTAATCAGCAATGAACATCAAAAAAATTCCCCTGTAGTTTTTTCCCTTACACTTAAAAACTTTTTCAACAATGATCTCACTAATAACAGATTTGACATCGACATGAAATTTAAGATTAGAGAGGACTTTGAAAGAACCGTTATGGCGGAAATAATCTTCCTAAACTTTATAAAATGTACTATCAATAACAGTAGTATGATATTATCTGACTTGGAAAGTGGAGTTAATTTTTTCGAAGCCCAGCCTTCTGCTTCAGACACCGACTACGATATTGAAAGCATTGATGAAAGACTATCATTGCTAAATAACTTACGATCAATAGAACATTACTTTGGAGTGAAATTTCATCTCCCCGATAATATGGCAGATGAAGATTTTGTGAACCTTGAAATTTTAAGAGCAATCATGGAAGATAAGGAAGTCGTGACAGGGATTGGCGATTTAAGTGCTACTTTTAATGGTGTAGATGGATTAAAAAGATTAATTGATGATGCCGAAGAAAAGTCAATTAAAATTACTGCAGGTTCATC
The sequence above is a segment of the Oikeobacillus pervagus genome. Coding sequences within it:
- a CDS encoding recombinase family protein: MQVNKYVHENWGTKKIANHLNKIGKHTKNNKDFTQSTVNIILKNPIYKGYIRFNQ